The segment AGTCTCGATCCGCCTCCTGCTGGGTGGGCAGAGATGTCAGGAGCCATCGTGACACCTCCACACCACTGAGCACAGAGACTGCCTCCCTGCAAGGAGAGGAGCCTCTGCTCAGGCACCACCCAGCTCAGGAGCCGTCACCGGCCTTCCTCAGAGGAAGGACTCGCCACCTCTTCCTTGGCACAGCTTACACATCCCAGCCTGCAGGACGAAGGAAACACAACTTCCTCCTTAGAGAGCTTTGAGATCTGTGGTTGGAAAGTGAAATACTCAACATAATTGCTGAGGATTGTGAATCatagcacattttttttttcagatgaacaCTTGAGGTGTCAGTTTCTGGCTGTTTTCTGGAGCTGAGTTCAAGCTGCAGTCTGCAAGTGCCTGAGCCGACAATGTGGTGGGATCCTTTGACACAAAAGCCATTCTCAGCTGGAGATGATCCAGTTCAGCTGCAACTGCTGCCTCTCATCCAGCTCTGGGAATTCTCTTCCGCCACcaatattttgtctttcattctcttctggCATCGATGCCTTTCCCACAgatctgctgcttgctgcaatAGGATGTTCAGTTGGATGGAGGCCATTACAACTGCGtaggaaacaaacaagaaggCGGCCACTTCCACTGCTCTTTATCCCACTGGTACAGGAATTTAGGACAGGAACATTTAACCTCGTCATATAGCACTTTAAGACCTTCTGTGCACacttattttagaaagcaaatgcCAGCATCCTGTAGGCTCTGTAAGCGCATAGCATTGGGTTATTGCACCTTTTAAATCAAACTCACCTTTGCAAGGCCACTGTGTTAtgttctgtgcttctcttttcAGGCACAGACAGCTTCCCATTGGTGCTGATTATGGCTGCGATTTATCAAGCAGCATATAGAAGAGTTGCTCTCTTCTGCAGGTCACACTCTACCTATGTGAGAAAAATGAGGTAAGTTCTCATCTGATTCTTGTTTGTGCTGAGACCAGGATTTGGCACTCTTGTTCACTGTCACAAGCAGCCCTACCCAGATCAACCTACCAGGTTTCATCTTGTAGCAGTTTAGCAGTGATCCAGGAGTGCTGCATGTGCTTAGTAAATGGGAGCGGTCAAAATCTCTCCACTTCCTTCACTATCAATGAGAGCTAGTTGTCTTAGGCTGAAGCTCTCTAAATGAATGCCTGTGCTTgctaaagaattaaaaaaaaaattaaggcagACTTGAAGCGATGCTGCTCACCTCATTTAAATACTACTTTATACAGTCTGAAAGAAGCACATCTCAAGACCCTGTTTCTAAAGATTGCATTTTCCAACTCAGAACCCAGTTAGCTGGGCCCTAGGACTCAGCTTGGTCTTTACGTCCCATCTCGGTGTAGCAGGCAAACCATACCCTGCAGTAATGCATGCAGCTTGATGGGGAATATACGGAAAATTTGAAGCACCCACTAGTCTTGTTGAGCAGGACTTGGAGCCTTCCAGCCTGGGAGCATAAAGGGAAAGATCGAGGTTTCCTGCGCACAAATGATCGCATCCATAAAAGAGACCTCTTGGACTGAGAGACTTGGGTTGCACATCTTGGGTCTGCTCTGCCTGACATAAATGTGTCCAAATAAGCGTAGCACAGGTAATATCAACATGATCTTGAATTCATCTTCCTAATTGTCTTCTTATTGCAGATACTTAAATAAGCTAAAGGAAGATGACAGCTTGTGTAGACAAGCCCAGACCTCAGGAACTTTCTACCTCTTTCACAATCTCTCACCCTTCCTGCAGGAAGTCGGACAGAAATATTTGATAccacagctcagtgcagcagGTAAGCAGGTGTCCAGACAAGGCATCTCCCAGGTCATGCAGCTCAAATGATACGGGCTCATTTGCAATAGGCAACACCTTACATGGGGTCACAAATCTTTCAAGACATGCATGAAACATTTCGTTATATACAGCGTGCTATTTGTTACCGAAAAAAGACTATTTGGAGTTAAAACCTTAGCATGTAGAGGTGAGCTCATGCTCCTCACGTACATATGGTATTAAAATTTGCCTGAGCTGTTTTTAGATTATAATCTTAAATATTTGGGACCGTGACTTCTGAAGAGCTGGCAGGATAACAAACAACAAATTCTAGCACCAAAGCATTGAGAAATTTGAGGGAAAGTTATCAGCTGGTGTAAGAGAGAAATGGGATGGACAGCTGTTCCccaagcataaaaatatttgcatcttTATCTTGATATGGTCAAAAGATCCAACAGGTAGGAAGGAAGCTACTCTTCTGGTCTCCACCAgtcttcccctccctctcaGTGAGCACGCTGCCTTGAGCCCAGATTGCACGAGCCTTGGCAATGCAGAAGGAGCTTCATGGTCGTATGAATTAACTTTCCTTACggcttttccttcccctttctcctgcTCTTTAGAGATGAAAAGGATCCTGGAGAAATTCAAAGAGGCTGAACAGTGGATAGAGAAGTCGGTGCTGATTGGTTGTTCAGATGAGCACGTACCACACTTTGCCCTGGATTTAGGTTGGGATGACTCCTCTTCCATCTGTGTTGGCATCACATTTGATGCACTGAGATAAAGATGCTGCTGAGGCAGCGTCCCTTCTCCATGCTGGGTGATTATTTACTGCCCAAGAGGACTCAGTTGATCCTCTGTAGGAGCTGCTGTGAGCATAGTGATTGAGCCACCGCACTGTACTGTGGCTCCTCTGGGTGTGTTTGTAAAAGTGGGCTGTTTGCAGGTCACTTAACATTTGGAAATGTGTACCACTGATGTGATGTCACTTCCACGGGAACTTCCAGAAATTGTATACTGGCACACTGAAGGGTGTAAAGTTGGGATAAGAACTGCAGTTCATGCGGTCAcagatttgttgttgttttttaagcagGATCCTTGGAAAAATCAGTCATTGAGGCTGAGCTCGAGGGATCATTCACTGACTTACGAAAGGCTCTCTTTGTAGTGGATGAGAAGGATTCTCCTTTCCTGGCCTCGGTAGGTTATTATTCCTAACATCTCTTTGCCTCTCACGTTGTTTTATGACTTAATATGTATTGTGGAAGTACCTACGGTAAGTTTTTAGCCAACTAGGTACAAAGATGCTATaatttttcagctcttctccCACATTTGCTGTCACAAAAGTAAGCTGCaatgggaagagaaagagacaagTGGCTTAACAATGATTGCAGTAATTTGCCTTTTAGCATAAACCTGCTGTATGCACAGCATGAAATATACtgatctcagcagcagcagttctctcAGCAATTCTGGTTTGTCCTCAGCAGTTAACACACATGGCTTTTCTGTTGTCCTCTTGGCAAACTAAGTTTCAAGAGCAGCCTTACAGATCTtctttcagagctgctctgttacAACTGCACACTTACAAACTGTTACTCTCCACATGCTCTGTTTGGAAGACCTAAGAAAGGACCTGTGTGTGAAAACTAGCTGTCCGAACTGATAAGCAGAAGTAATTAACGTTTCTCTTCCCGCTCTGTAACGTTTATGATGCTTGGGCTATTTTTCACAAAAAGCATTTGGGGTTGGCATCTCCTTAGGATATTTCAGTTCCCATTACTACTCCCATTGTATCCCAATAAAGAACAACTCTTCCTCCACCTCCccttaaaatgatgaaatttgGATGCTAAAGCAATAAACATAAAACACCAATTGCAGAAGACTCCATTTATCAAAACAGTGCCCATATTTCATTGACCTTATAGAGGCTTCCAAACATAATCAGAGTTCATGCACATAATAACATGCTggggagaaaacagcaaagcatcACTCAGGGAGACTGCTCTGAATCATCTCCTGGCTCTGGGCATCCATAGATCTGTATTTCCCTCTTCACAGGCCCAGGCCCTTCTCCGGTGGCATGATTCCCACCAGTACTGTAGCAAAACTGGGCGGCCGACTCAGAAAAACGTAGCTGGCAGCAAGCGGGTGTGCCACGCCAGTGGAGTAACTTATTACCCACAGGTAAGCACCCAAGCAGAACAAGTAAGCACAAGGTCACTGCTGGGCCACGTGGACCGTGTGGAGCCCCATCCAGCTAGGAAAAGTTGCCATGTGCGCTTACATGTTTGGTCTGAAGTCCTTCCTTTGTGCTTGGGTGCATTTTCTAGATGTCTCCAGTAGTTATCATCTTGGTGTCTGACGGCAGCCGCTGCCTCCTTGCACGACAGCGCTCGTTTCCTCAGGGGATGTACACTGCTCTGTCTGGCTTCTGTGACCTGGGTAAGGTGGCCTCTCATCCAGCACGGAGCCTTCAGACgtgcagagctgtgggacaTCAATCAAGGGCCTGCTCACAAAAGATGAATGACAATGTGGATGATACCACAAAAATAAGGATTGTGTCAGCAGCGTTATTCAGATGGGATTCAAAATAGTATATAGGTGAAGAGAATGGGTGAATTATGAGTATGTATCAGTTGCTGTAGTCCCTGATAGTAAATTCAGTTATAAGACTTCCCAGAATAGAACCCCCAGATACTTCTTAGTCCATTTTGTATCTCATACCATTTGGGTCAGTAAAAAAGCCCCCACAAAACTACAGGCCTCTTATTACAGGAGGGAAAGTGGCTtaaaaaggagagcaaagggGGCAGCCGCATTCTGTCCACCAGGTGCATGCAGACAAAGCCAAAAGTGTCTCTGATGGCTCTGGTTAAGGGAGGTAAGCACTGGCAGCAAGATGCTCAATTCAATGAGCAGGCATTCCCAGGTCAGCACAGCCAGAGCTCCCACTCATGCTTGAGCAGTCAGCACTGGAACACCTCAGAAATTAGAGTACCTACATTTTCTTGCCGTGGTTTGCTGCCTGATGCCAACCTGCCCTTACTCAGCTATGATTGCTTCTAGGTGAAGCTGTGGAGGAGACAGCCCGGCGAGAGGTGGCAGAAGAGGTGGGCCTGGAGGTGGAGTCACTCTGGTACTCAGCATCCCAGCACTggcccttccccagcagctgcttaATGATAGCTTGTCACGCATTGGTGAGGGGACAGCAGATGGAGGTGAGTGGACTCAGGTTCCTCTGAGGCATTTTAATGCCAGCCTTACATAGCAGGATCTCTTTTGGTCCACAGACTTCAGCTTGGATAGCATCAGCTCCTCtctaaatgctgttttcagctAGCTTCCAGAAGTGAAGAAGAGACTGGAAAATAAGGATCACTTCTGTTCTAACATGTAAAATTTTGCACAGGTCACTGTATGTACAAGCCCAGAGCACAATgcctctacttttttttcctcttaactCTGCAGAGCAGGTACCTTCTAATATTCAGAACATATTTGCTGTAGAACATGCAGTTTCTGCTACGTTAATTACTGTACTTGGGCACTAGTACTTTGCAGACCAGTGCCACAATGGAACAGGGCTAACTGACTCGTGGCTTCCCTAAGCAAACACCGGTGGGCAGTCATGTTCTCTCCTGTGCTGGCATCAACAATTCAAGTGTGAATTAATCTGTCCAGGGATTCTAGCATGGGATCTTTCTGGGTGCAAGAACGAGGGACTGCTGCCCACATTTCAAGCTGATTTAAGGAACTGCTACTCTCCTAATTCTTTCCAGATCAGTATGAAcagcctggagctggaggaagcCCGCTGGTTTGGCCTGGAGGAAATCTTGGAGGGTCTCAAGCGAGGACCCAAATCTGCAAAGCAAGATGATGGAAGTTTTTTACCCTGGTTCCCTCCCAAGCAGGCCATTGCTCACCAGCTGATCAACGAGTGGGTTAAGCAGCAGACTTCTCATCCGCCTCAGGTGCAGTGACTTCACCACGCCTCCATCTCTACCAGAATTACTAACGCTTGACATAAAAGCTTCCAGAGACGAAATCTGTCGTACAGCAGGTGTAACCTGATGGCAGTCCTACACTAGGATACACAGACCTACACAGCCAGTTCTAAACCGATCATCCTCAGACAACAACTTGTGCAGTGGATCACCTTTGAGATCTATTGACTTGTAGTAAATGTACAATAAAATTCTTAGTCCCAAAGCACAAAACATTGTCATTTGTTGCTGGTGTTGCCCAGTGAGCAACAGAACAATGAGCCCTGTGCGGCTATATcccctttttctccattttctccatCTGGAGGTTGTGGATGGATATCTGAACCCaccatttttccagaaaaaaacattaagggAGAGAGGCCTTTTAGTGTTCACACGTGTATCAATCTGGAGTGACTATCAAAGAAACAATAGAAAAGGCAATGCCTGTATGCTCTCCCcttcttctgtttcccttcCCATTAAATCTTCCAGTTTCatatgaaacttttttttttttccccaaatgtcAAGCATACTCCTACTTTGATGATACATCTGAGTAACTAGAACTGCTTCTGGAGACACTGTTTTCCCTGCCAGCAAGACAGAGCATGACACTTCCATCCCAAAGAAGAGAGAATAGAGCTACCTGGTGGTAGAGAGTGGAAGAGCAAGCCTATATATGAGCATATTAGGAGAATCCAAATCACTCAAAGGTGAGGTAACATTACTGAAAGGTGCGATGTCTCTCACCCTGTGCCAGAAGTCTGTGGCTTGCTTGGAGAACTGGTCTTTGTTTTACTGGTGAAATGGTATCACCTCTGCAGGGAGAGTGACAAAGATttggggaaaggaaagcaaaggaggcagatctgctgttttttttaggCTCAGTCCTTCCTGCTTACTTGGCCAGACTTCAAATGTCAAGACTGCAAAGCCACCAGTACAGATACTTGAAGGGGGTACAGATAGGTGCATTGCTGGTGGCTCCCCTCCAGCCCAGCCAGACCCTTAGATGATCTCACACACCACTGAACTTAACCACAACTCTCCTGCATTCAGTTTCCTTTGAAACATGACTCGCTGCCTCTCTTTGTGGTGGTTGCTCCCATTTTCTCTCCCATCATTTTAATACtccatcatttttctcttcctctctcatcTCTGAAATGTGCCATTTCCACTTTCAGCCCCGCTGCTCTCTTCCTCTTGTCTgcaataaaaacactgaagagtcAGACTCAGCCAGCAGGCTATTTGTGCTTCTCACGCCCTTTCCTCGTTCTTCTTAATGCCTCCCCACCTCACCCCATGCAGTTCCATAATGTGACCCAGGCTCGCTTCTAGATTACAACTCATCTTGATGtgctcagtgctttctgaaTATCCACACAGGGTCTGCTCTCTATGGTAGAAAGAGAACTAAGaagtaaaagcagcaaaaagtaATACACCTGAAAGAGCAGAGGAATGGCTGTGGGACTTCTGCAGCAATTTGAACTCTGTGAGTATGCAACTGTTCTTCTACTTCACAGTATATGTCTATCAAACCAGCTGCAGTATGACCAGAATTTGATATTGGGAAAACTGACCTCTGCTGGGAAGCACTGGATTACTGCTTACCAAATGATGCTTTGAACACCGGCAGGCAGGCCATCAGTGGGCTCCAACTGAAAGAACCGAcaccagctccttcagaactGTCCCCTCTGCATTGCTGATACACAGCTGGCTTGGCAGGTCGTCCCCACGGGGTGATGTGAGCtgatcatagaattgctcaggttggaaaggaccttcaagatcatcaagtccaactgcaacctaaccatactgctctaacaacccaccactaaatcatgtccccatgcaccacatccaaacggtttttaaacacattcagggaaggtgattcaaccacctccctggggagcctgttccagtgcttaacaaccctttctgtaaagaagtttttcctgatgtccaacctaaacctcccctggtgcaacttgaggccatttccccttgtcctgtcaccactgagaagagacc is part of the Numida meleagris isolate 19003 breed g44 Domestic line chromosome 5, NumMel1.0, whole genome shotgun sequence genome and harbors:
- the NUDT13 gene encoding nucleoside diphosphate-linked moiety X motif 13 isoform X3, which translates into the protein MPASCRLCTDSFPLVLIMAAIYQAAYRRVALFCRSHSTYVRKMRYLNKLKEDDSLCRQAQTSGTFYLFHNLSPFLQEVGQKYLIPQLSAAAGSLEKSVIEAELEGSFTDLRKALFVVDEKDSPFLASAQALLRWHDSHQYCSKTGRPTQKNVAGSKRVCHASGVTYYPQMSPVVIILVSDGSRCLLARQRSFPQGMYTALSGFCDLGEAVEETARREVAEEVGLEVESLWYSASQHWPFPSSCLMIACHALVRGQQMEISMNSLELEEARWFGLEEILEGLKRGPKSAKQDDGSFLPWFPPKQAIAHQLINEWVKQQTSHPPQVQ
- the NUDT13 gene encoding nucleoside diphosphate-linked moiety X motif 13 isoform X4, producing MPASCRLCTDSFPLVLIMAAIYQAAYRRVALFCRSHSTYVRKMRYLNKLKEDDSLCRQAQTSGTFYLFHNLSPFLQEVGQKYLIPQLSAAGSLEKSVIEAELEGSFTDLRKALFVVDEKDSPFLASAQALLRWHDSHQYCSKTGRPTQKNVAGSKRVCHASGVTYYPQMSPVVIILVSDGSRCLLARQRSFPQGMYTALSGFCDLGEAVEETARREVAEEVGLEVESLWYSASQHWPFPSSCLMIACHALVRGQQMEISMNSLELEEARWFGLEEILEGLKRGPKSAKQDDGSFLPWFPPKQAIAHQLINEWVKQQTSHPPQVQ
- the NUDT13 gene encoding nucleoside diphosphate-linked moiety X motif 13 isoform X1 codes for the protein MPASCRLCTDSFPLVLIMAAIYQAAYRRVALFCRSHSTYVRKMRYLNKLKEDDSLCRQAQTSGTFYLFHNLSPFLQEVGQKYLIPQLSAAEMKRILEKFKEAEQWIEKSVLIGCSDEHVPHFALDLGSLEKSVIEAELEGSFTDLRKALFVVDEKDSPFLASAQALLRWHDSHQYCSKTGRPTQKNVAGSKRVCHASGVTYYPQMSPVVIILVSDGSRCLLARQRSFPQGMYTALSGFCDLGEAVEETARREVAEEVGLEVESLWYSASQHWPFPSSCLMIACHALVRGQQMEISMNSLELEEARWFGLEEILEGLKRGPKSAKQDDGSFLPWFPPKQAIAHQLINEWVKQQTSHPPQVQ
- the NUDT13 gene encoding nucleoside diphosphate-linked moiety X motif 13 isoform X2 — protein: MAAIYQAAYRRVALFCRSHSTYVRKMRYLNKLKEDDSLCRQAQTSGTFYLFHNLSPFLQEVGQKYLIPQLSAAEMKRILEKFKEAEQWIEKSVLIGCSDEHVPHFALDLGSLEKSVIEAELEGSFTDLRKALFVVDEKDSPFLASAQALLRWHDSHQYCSKTGRPTQKNVAGSKRVCHASGVTYYPQMSPVVIILVSDGSRCLLARQRSFPQGMYTALSGFCDLGEAVEETARREVAEEVGLEVESLWYSASQHWPFPSSCLMIACHALVRGQQMEISMNSLELEEARWFGLEEILEGLKRGPKSAKQDDGSFLPWFPPKQAIAHQLINEWVKQQTSHPPQVQ